One segment of Trypanosoma brucei brucei TREU927 chromosome 8, complete sequence DNA contains the following:
- a CDS encoding oxidoreductase, putative encodes MGAGTSQPSSSHDINGNGRTSGKALGNALRCHGWMVSKCVRQWKAAAAINSEITIPPPGKGQVRVKLYAAAVNPVDAKRAAFGYQVSSSLFTGGLSRGTGVASTMLGPETLFPFPYVMGVEGAGVIESVGWDSSKEQQYDFQVGDRVAFLADMSQPFGGTFCQYAVVHADALGKIPAPTDGNDFIDFVEASTMPCSAGAAYVALFDKLRVERGRSIFISGASGGVGSVAVQLAKYVGLCVLASCSTVNVPYVSSLGADFVFDYTTNNVVKECLEHTQSVGVDYVLELADAALAAKHAEALRFGGSICVLPGPMNANDANSGVFFRKQISVSYVCLAGLYGSEVTRKLLRSVVEESLRLYQNGAFRLHVETASIERVRDVMDVVASGHARGKIVLTDFHPTESPGVDAAVGSRRRKQVRDAAKLTAPAGDATAR; translated from the coding sequence ATGGGCGCAGGGACGTCGCAGCCTTCCAGTTCTCACGATATCAATGGCAACGGCAGAACCAGCGGGAAAGCACTGGGCAACGCGCTGCGGTGCCATGGATGGATGGTGTCCAAGTGTGTGCGGCAATGGAAAGCAGCGGCGGCCATAAACTCAGAAATAACAATTCCACCACCTGGGAAGGGGCAGGTCCGGGTAAAGCTGTATGCTGCAGCGGTGAACCCAGTGGATGCAAAGCGGGCGGCGTTTGGCTACCAGGTTTCCAGTTCGCTATTTACCGGTGGCCTCAGCCGTGGAACCGGTGTGGCTTCAACGATGCTGGGGCCAGAAACtctatttccctttccttatGTGATGGGCGTTGAAGGCGCCGGTGTCATTGAGAGCGTGGGCTGGGATAGCAGTAAAGAGCAGCAGTACGACTTCCAGGTCGGTGACCGAGTTGCTTTTCTTGCGGACATGTCCCAACCGTTCGGGGGGACATTTTGTCAATACGCCGTAGTGCATGCGGACGCGTTGGGGAAAATACCGGCCCCGACGGACGGCAATGACTTTATTGATTTCGTCGAAGCGTCAACGATGCCATGCTCAGCGGGCGCGGCATACGTGGCACTTTTCGACAAGTTGCGAGTGGAGCGGGGACGGAGCATCTTTATTAGTGGTGCGTCGGGCGGCGTCGGTAGCGTGGCTGTGCAGCTAGCCAAGTACGTCGGGCTATGTGTATTGGCGTCGTGTTCAACAGTCAACGTCCCGTACGTCAGCAGTCTTGGCGCCGACTTTGTGTTCGattacaccaccaacaatGTGGTAAAGGAGTGTCTTGAGCACACACAAAGTGTGGGCGTTGACTACGTGCTAGAACTTGCCGACGCCGCACTTGCAGCCAAACACGCGGAGGCACTACGGTTTGGTGGTTCAATTTGTGTCCTTCCTGGGCCCATGAACGCGAATGATGCGAATAGCGGTGTATTCTTCCGCAAGCAGATATCGGTGAGCTACGTGTGTTTGGCTGGTTTGTATGGCAGTGAGGTGACGCGTAAGTTATTGCGTTCTGTGGTGGAGGAATCGCTGCGGTTGTATCAGAATGGCGCGTTTCGCCTACATGTGGAAACAGCCTCAATTGAGCGCGTGCGCGATGTGATGGACGTGGTGGCCTCAGGGCATGCGCGGGGGAAAATCGTCTTGACAGACTTTCACCCAACAGAATCCCCCGGAGTTGACGCGGCCGTCGGAAGTCGCAGAAGAAAGCAAGTCAGGGATGCTGCCAAGTTAACGGCACCGGCTGGGGATGCCACCGCGCGATAA